One Dreissena polymorpha isolate Duluth1 chromosome 9, UMN_Dpol_1.0, whole genome shotgun sequence genomic window carries:
- the LOC127844771 gene encoding uncharacterized protein LOC127844771, with the protein MGKFLRKENITVMTENNMARMDIQERNCSIGMLQAGRLLTRVMPTSSQALILKKGVLTEDEVRPTSSGHWPGSQCSVPTGVRSGPQYAFRTPAHCSIVTVYNFGQGLVGGGETCRCRTLCTSLGASLRSSSSINRYRGVTPASSHSTQTRNLISGVRSAGLVPPWKLIKWTAGPLPVGVGPLPPGLTDLPSLQSTLLLDPDCVYHATSHHAPRSRRESPQKPDAHSGTAARGAVDQRLTRQRQMIKLARTRM; encoded by the exons ATGG gtaagtttttacgcAAGGAAAATATAACAGTAATGACagaaaacaatatggctcgtatggatattcaggagcgaaactgttcaatcggcatgttgcaagccggtcggttATTAacacgt GTAATGCCGACATCGAGCCAGGCGCTCATACTTAAGAAAGGCGTACTGACGGAGGATGAAGTGCGACCGACGTCGTCGGGACATTGGCCGGGATCTCAGTGCTCTGTGCCGACAGGTGTGAG ATCAGGTCCCCAGTACGCGTTCCGTACCCCGGCCCACTGCAGCATCGTGACCGTCTACAACTTTGGGCAGGGGCTTGTGGGCGGGGGAGAGACATGCCGGTGCCGGACGCTATGCACGTCTTTGGGCGCGAGTCTGCGCAGCTCTTCAAGCATCAACCGCTACCGAGGGGTTACACCAGCATCCTCGCATTCGACCCAGACTCGAAATCTTATCAG TGGTGTGCGCAGTGCGGGTCTGGTTCCTCCATGGAAGTTGATAAAGTGGACAGCCGGCCCACTTCCGGTCGGTGTCGGCCCTTTACCGCCGGGCCTGACAGATCTTCCATCTCTGCAAAG TACCCTTTTGCTGGACCCGGACTGCGTGTATCACGCCACCAGCCACCATGCGCCGCGATCCCGGAGAGAGAGCCCACAGAAACCGGACGCACATAGCGGGACCGCGGCACGGGGCGCTGTTGATCAGagat TGACGCGGCAACGCCAGATGATCAAGCTTGCCCGGACGCGAATGtaa